A genomic segment from Brevundimonas mediterranea encodes:
- the pheS gene encoding phenylalanine--tRNA ligase subunit alpha, giving the protein MTDLATLELELINAIGGAESVAALEEVRVAALGKSGSVSGLLKGMGAMSPDERREQGPMINGLRDRVSAAIAAKKAELEAAELDARLQAERVDLTLPARPRRKGGVHPTMQVMDEMIALFAEMGFAVAEGPDIEDDFHNFTALNFPPKHPAREMHDTFFLKPDPETGERKVLRTHTSPVQVRTMMSQTPPIRIIAPGRTFRKDSDATHTPMFHQIEGLVIDRDIHMGHLKTTLQTFIARFFELDEVQARFRPHHFPFTEPSAEMDIRCDRSGGKLVFNTGDDWLEILGCGMVHPNVLRNCGIDPDEYQGFAFGMGVDRLAMLKYGVPDLRPMFDADTRWLAHYGFSAFAAPNPASGLS; this is encoded by the coding sequence ATGACCGATCTCGCCACACTCGAACTCGAACTGATCAACGCCATCGGCGGCGCAGAGAGCGTCGCCGCCCTCGAAGAGGTGCGCGTCGCCGCCCTGGGCAAGTCCGGCTCCGTCTCCGGGCTGCTGAAGGGGATGGGGGCCATGAGCCCCGACGAACGCCGCGAACAGGGGCCGATGATCAACGGCCTGCGCGACCGCGTGTCCGCCGCCATCGCCGCCAAGAAGGCCGAGCTGGAGGCCGCCGAGCTGGACGCGCGGCTTCAGGCCGAGCGCGTCGACCTGACCCTGCCGGCCCGGCCGCGTCGCAAGGGCGGGGTCCACCCGACCATGCAGGTGATGGACGAGATGATCGCCCTGTTCGCCGAAATGGGCTTCGCCGTGGCGGAAGGTCCGGACATCGAGGACGACTTCCACAATTTCACCGCCCTGAACTTCCCGCCCAAGCATCCGGCGCGGGAGATGCACGACACCTTCTTCCTGAAGCCCGATCCCGAGACGGGCGAGCGCAAGGTGCTGCGCACCCACACCTCGCCGGTGCAGGTCCGCACCATGATGAGCCAGACGCCGCCGATCCGCATCATCGCGCCGGGTCGCACCTTCCGTAAGGATTCGGACGCCACCCACACGCCGATGTTCCACCAGATCGAAGGCCTGGTGATCGACCGTGACATCCACATGGGTCATCTGAAGACCACGCTTCAGACCTTCATCGCCCGCTTCTTCGAGCTGGACGAGGTCCAGGCGCGGTTCCGTCCGCACCACTTCCCCTTCACCGAACCCTCGGCCGAGATGGACATCCGCTGCGACCGGTCCGGCGGGAAACTGGTGTTCAACACCGGCGACGACTGGCTGGAGATCCTGGGCTGCGGGATGGTGCATCCCAATGTGCTGCGGAACTGTGGCATCGACCCGGATGAATATCAGGGCTTCGCCTTCGGCATGGGGGTGGATCGCCTGGCCATGCTGAAATACGGCGTGCCGGACCTGCGCCCCATGTTCGACGCCGATACGCGCTGGCTGGCCCACTACGGCTTCTCGGCCTTCGCCGCCCCCAATCCGGCGAGCGGATTGAGCTGA
- a CDS encoding epimerase, protein MPDAAPAPSSGREPCLLVFGGGYLGRAAALEAIRRGGRAVATSRDAERRRSLSAEGITAIDPADPEALKTALEAATAVLVTAAPDAHGCPGLRALGPVASQAWPDWIGYVSSTSVYGDRAGGWVFEDGPLNAASLEGARRVRVERDWLDGGQGMGLTVQIFRLPGFYGPGRSVVERLRDGTARLVRKPGQVFNRIHVDDVVSALFASMDRPRPGAAYNLTDDEPAAADVVVEWAAAKMGLPRPPEIDWTDDSVSEAMRRFYLDSKRVSNALAKAELGWRPKYPTWREGLATMLETPPPLRLVG, encoded by the coding sequence ATGCCCGACGCCGCCCCCGCTCCTTCGTCCGGCCGCGAGCCGTGCCTGCTGGTCTTCGGCGGCGGCTATCTGGGCCGGGCGGCGGCGCTGGAGGCGATCCGGCGCGGCGGGCGGGCCGTCGCCACCTCGCGCGACGCCGAACGCCGCCGGTCCCTGTCGGCCGAGGGGATCACGGCGATCGACCCCGCCGATCCCGAGGCCCTGAAGACCGCGCTGGAGGCCGCCACGGCGGTTCTGGTCACGGCCGCGCCCGACGCCCACGGCTGCCCCGGTCTGCGCGCCCTGGGGCCGGTGGCGTCCCAGGCCTGGCCCGACTGGATCGGATACGTCTCCTCGACCAGCGTCTATGGCGACCGGGCCGGGGGCTGGGTGTTCGAGGACGGACCGCTGAACGCCGCCAGCCTGGAGGGCGCGCGGCGGGTGCGGGTCGAGCGCGACTGGCTGGACGGCGGTCAGGGCATGGGGCTGACGGTGCAGATCTTCCGCCTGCCGGGCTTCTATGGCCCCGGCCGCAGCGTGGTCGAACGGCTGCGCGACGGGACGGCCAGACTGGTGCGCAAACCGGGCCAGGTCTTCAACCGCATCCATGTGGACGACGTGGTCTCGGCCCTGTTCGCCTCGATGGACCGGCCCAGGCCCGGCGCCGCCTACAATCTGACCGACGACGAACCCGCCGCAGCCGATGTGGTGGTGGAATGGGCCGCCGCGAAAATGGGCCTGCCGCGCCCGCCCGAGATCGACTGGACCGACGACAGCGTCAGCGAGGCCATGCGGCGCTTCTATCTGGACTCCAAACGGGTCTCGAACGCCCTGGCCAAGGCGGAACTGGGCTGGCGTCCGAAATATCCGACCTGGCGCGAGGGGCTGGCGACGATGCTGGAGACGCCGCCGCCGTTGCGATTGGTGGGCTGA
- a CDS encoding DUF1134 domain-containing protein, producing the protein MHRRQLILSGLATAAGASSVGACATAPANPNYPIRSDNTAPAYSFDELVAAGSKELGIAAEVVGGAIERVFADQGDRPTAYIAGEEGSGAVVVGARYGRGALHMKDLSASQEVFWQGASIGWDWGGNASRVFTLVYGLYHPDMIYRRYPGVEGSAYLIAGLGVNYQQADGIVLAPIRTGVGLRLGANIGTMSYSRQRNLLPF; encoded by the coding sequence ATGCATCGCCGACAACTGATCCTCTCCGGCCTGGCCACCGCCGCCGGCGCCTCGTCCGTGGGGGCCTGCGCCACGGCTCCGGCCAACCCGAATTATCCGATCCGTTCGGACAATACGGCGCCGGCCTACAGCTTCGACGAACTGGTCGCGGCCGGGTCCAAGGAGCTGGGCATCGCGGCCGAGGTCGTGGGCGGGGCCATCGAGCGGGTCTTCGCCGACCAGGGCGACCGCCCCACGGCCTATATCGCCGGCGAAGAAGGGTCCGGCGCCGTGGTCGTGGGCGCGCGCTACGGGCGCGGCGCCCTGCACATGAAGGACCTGTCGGCCTCGCAGGAGGTGTTCTGGCAGGGGGCTTCGATCGGCTGGGACTGGGGCGGCAACGCCAGCCGGGTCTTCACCCTGGTGTACGGCCTGTATCACCCCGACATGATCTATCGTCGCTATCCGGGCGTCGAAGGTTCGGCCTATCTGATCGCCGGCCTGGGCGTGAACTATCAGCAGGCCGACGGCATCGTCCTTGCCCCCATCCGCACCGGCGTCGGCCTGCGTCTGGGCGCCAATATCGGCACCATGAGCTACAGCCGTCAGCGCAACCTGCTGCCCTTTTAA
- the pheT gene encoding phenylalanine--tRNA ligase subunit beta, whose translation MKFTLSWLKDHLETEADVHQIAEAMTMAGLEVEEVLDPAAKLAPFTVARILSAERHPNADRLQVCQVETVDGVKEIVCGAPNARAGLTTIYAPIGAYVPGLGVTLVEKPVRGVVSNGMLCSASELELADESDGIQELPLEIPVGTPVAGLFGAEPVIDFEVTPNRPDWLGVAGIARDLAAASVGKLKHFDIAVVRGAFPSPITVRLDAPEMCPVFAGRVIRGVKNGPSPAWLQKRLTAIGLRSINRLVDVTNLIAYDRARPLHVYDVAKLVGTEIVVRGGQVSAETAHIEGGEPEHLIALDGKTYTAAATDCVIADAGGERPIGLGGVMGGESTGCDETTTDVFIESAWFDPLVIAQTGRALGIHSDAQYRFARGVDPVSVTPGLELATRLILDLCGGEPSEIVFVGDPPASPAPFAFDPAYVKRLTGMDLDDDRIGTILGQLGFLITAAPAGQAEPWIVTPPSWRRDVEGRADLVEEVARIEGFDSLPDTPLPEVARPAGGVLSPRQARVRTARRALAALGYAEAVTWSFTKQSTAALFGGGDDRLVLENPIAADLDCMRPSALPNLIQAAARNAARGFADAALFEIGPVYLGDGPKDQRTVIAALVAPHAARHWAGAGEDALFALKADLTTLLEEIGAPVASLQLAQGQNRDWWHPGRSARLQLGPKNVMVEFGELHPRVLKALDADGPMLGFEIVLDAVPEPRGKSGKARGSADLSAFMPLTRDFAFVVEDAKPVGDLVRAAAGADKALIAEVRVFDVYRGKGVDDGFKSVALEVVIQPREATLAEAEIEVLTAKIVAAVEKQGGRLRA comes from the coding sequence ATGAAATTCACCCTCTCCTGGTTGAAAGACCACCTCGAAACCGAGGCTGACGTCCATCAGATCGCCGAGGCCATGACCATGGCCGGGCTGGAGGTCGAGGAGGTTCTCGACCCCGCCGCCAAACTGGCGCCCTTCACCGTGGCCAGGATCCTGTCGGCCGAGCGTCACCCGAACGCCGACCGGCTGCAGGTCTGCCAGGTCGAAACCGTCGATGGCGTGAAAGAGATCGTCTGCGGCGCGCCGAACGCGCGGGCGGGCCTGACCACCATCTACGCCCCCATCGGCGCCTATGTGCCCGGCCTGGGCGTGACCCTGGTCGAGAAGCCGGTGCGCGGCGTGGTGTCCAACGGCATGCTGTGTTCGGCCTCGGAGCTGGAGCTGGCCGATGAGAGCGACGGCATCCAGGAGCTGCCGCTGGAAATCCCGGTCGGGACGCCGGTCGCCGGCCTGTTCGGCGCGGAACCCGTGATCGATTTCGAAGTCACGCCGAACCGGCCCGACTGGCTGGGCGTCGCCGGTATCGCGCGGGATCTCGCCGCCGCCAGCGTCGGCAAGCTGAAGCATTTCGACATCGCCGTGGTGCGCGGGGCCTTCCCGTCGCCGATCACCGTGCGGCTGGACGCGCCCGAGATGTGCCCGGTCTTCGCCGGCCGGGTGATCCGGGGCGTCAAGAACGGGCCGTCGCCGGCCTGGCTGCAGAAACGCCTGACGGCCATCGGCCTGCGTTCGATCAACCGGCTGGTCGATGTGACCAATCTGATCGCCTATGACCGCGCCCGCCCGCTGCACGTCTATGACGTGGCCAAGCTGGTCGGGACCGAGATCGTGGTGCGCGGCGGCCAGGTCTCGGCCGAGACGGCTCATATCGAGGGCGGCGAGCCCGAACATCTGATCGCCCTGGACGGCAAGACCTATACGGCCGCCGCGACCGACTGCGTCATCGCCGACGCCGGGGGCGAGCGCCCCATCGGCCTGGGCGGGGTCATGGGCGGCGAAAGCACCGGCTGCGACGAAACCACGACCGATGTCTTCATTGAAAGCGCCTGGTTCGACCCGCTGGTCATCGCCCAGACGGGTCGTGCGCTGGGCATCCATTCCGACGCCCAGTACCGGTTCGCGCGCGGCGTCGATCCGGTCTCGGTCACGCCCGGCTTGGAGCTGGCCACCCGCCTGATCCTGGACCTGTGCGGCGGCGAGCCGTCCGAGATCGTCTTCGTCGGCGACCCCCCGGCCAGCCCGGCGCCCTTCGCCTTCGACCCCGCCTATGTGAAGCGTCTGACGGGCATGGACCTGGACGACGACCGGATCGGGACCATCCTGGGCCAGCTCGGCTTCCTGATCACGGCCGCGCCGGCCGGTCAGGCCGAACCCTGGATCGTGACCCCGCCGTCGTGGCGGCGCGACGTCGAGGGCCGGGCCGATCTGGTCGAAGAAGTCGCGCGGATCGAGGGTTTCGACAGCCTGCCCGACACGCCCCTGCCCGAGGTCGCCCGTCCCGCCGGCGGGGTGCTGAGCCCGCGTCAGGCCCGCGTCCGCACGGCGCGCCGGGCCCTGGCGGCCCTGGGCTATGCCGAGGCCGTCACCTGGTCCTTCACCAAGCAATCGACCGCGGCCCTGTTCGGCGGGGGAGACGACCGGCTGGTGCTGGAGAACCCCATCGCGGCCGATCTGGACTGTATGCGCCCCTCGGCCCTGCCGAACCTGATCCAGGCGGCGGCGCGCAACGCCGCGCGCGGCTTCGCCGACGCGGCCCTGTTCGAGATCGGCCCCGTCTATCTGGGCGACGGCCCCAAGGATCAGCGCACGGTCATCGCCGCCCTGGTCGCCCCCCACGCCGCCCGCCACTGGGCCGGCGCCGGAGAGGACGCCCTGTTCGCCCTGAAGGCCGATCTGACCACCCTGCTGGAAGAGATCGGCGCCCCGGTCGCCTCGCTGCAACTGGCCCAGGGTCAGAACCGCGACTGGTGGCACCCCGGCCGTTCGGCCCGGCTGCAGCTGGGGCCGAAGAATGTGATGGTCGAGTTCGGCGAACTGCATCCGCGCGTGCTGAAGGCGCTGGACGCCGACGGCCCGATGCTGGGCTTTGAGATCGTGCTGGACGCCGTGCCCGAGCCGCGCGGCAAGTCGGGCAAGGCGCGAGGATCGGCGGACCTGTCGGCCTTCATGCCCCTGACCCGCGACTTCGCCTTCGTGGTCGAGGACGCCAAGCCGGTCGGCGATCTGGTCCGGGCTGCGGCCGGCGCCGACAAGGCCCTGATCGCCGAGGTCCGGGTGTTCGACGTCTATCGCGGCAAGGGCGTGGACGACGGCTTCAAGTCCGTCGCCTTGGAAGTCGTGATCCAGCCGCGCGAGGCGACCCTGGCAGAGGCCGAGATCGAAGTCCTGACCGCCAAGATCGTGGCGGCGGTGGAGAAGCAGGGCGGCAGGCTGCGGGCGTAG
- a CDS encoding NAD-dependent epimerase/dehydratase family protein, with protein MRVLVLGGDGFCGWPTALHLSAKGWDVTVVDNLSRRNIDNELEVQSLTPIRTMGERIKAWKEVSGRDIGFVNMTVGKEFDRLVALIRDLAPDSVVHFAEQRAAPYSMKSARHKLYTVDNNINATNHLLAAIVESGLDVHLAHLGTMGVYGYGTAGLRIPEGYLKVTVDTDHGPAEQEILFPPNPGSIYHMTKTQDALLFQFYARNDALRITDLHQGIVWGTQTVETKLDERLINRFDYDGDYGTVLNRFLMQAAVGYPLTVHGSGGQTRAFIHIQDTVRCVELALKNPPKRGDRVKILNQMTESRRVRDLAAMIADKTGAVVHNVANPRQEADENDLVVANDQFRDLGLKPITLAQGLMDEVTEIARHYADRADLTRVPCVSAWNQRRAEALENEARPYAPPQVLSA; from the coding sequence ATGCGCGTTCTGGTTCTGGGCGGCGACGGTTTCTGCGGCTGGCCGACGGCCCTGCACCTGTCGGCCAAAGGTTGGGACGTGACCGTCGTCGACAACCTGAGCCGGCGCAACATCGACAACGAGCTGGAGGTCCAGTCCCTGACGCCGATCCGCACCATGGGCGAGCGGATCAAGGCCTGGAAAGAGGTGTCGGGCCGCGACATCGGCTTCGTCAACATGACGGTCGGCAAGGAGTTCGACCGGCTGGTCGCCCTGATCCGCGACCTGGCGCCCGACAGCGTGGTGCATTTCGCCGAACAGCGGGCGGCCCCCTATTCGATGAAGTCGGCGCGGCACAAGCTCTACACCGTCGACAACAACATCAACGCCACCAACCATCTGCTGGCCGCCATCGTCGAAAGCGGCCTGGACGTGCATCTGGCCCACCTGGGCACCATGGGGGTCTATGGCTACGGCACCGCCGGCCTGCGCATCCCCGAGGGCTATCTGAAGGTGACGGTGGACACCGACCACGGCCCGGCCGAGCAGGAAATCCTGTTCCCGCCCAATCCGGGCAGCATCTATCACATGACCAAGACGCAGGACGCCCTGCTGTTCCAGTTCTACGCCCGCAACGACGCCTTGCGGATCACCGACCTGCACCAGGGCATCGTCTGGGGGACGCAGACGGTCGAGACCAAGCTGGACGAGCGGCTGATCAACCGGTTCGACTATGACGGCGACTATGGCACGGTGCTGAACCGGTTCCTGATGCAGGCGGCGGTCGGCTATCCGCTGACGGTCCACGGATCGGGCGGCCAGACGCGGGCCTTCATCCATATTCAGGACACGGTGCGCTGCGTCGAACTGGCCCTGAAGAACCCGCCCAAGCGTGGCGATCGGGTCAAGATCCTGAACCAGATGACCGAAAGCCGCCGGGTCCGCGACCTGGCCGCCATGATCGCCGACAAGACCGGCGCCGTGGTCCACAACGTCGCCAATCCGCGCCAGGAGGCCGACGAGAACGACCTGGTCGTCGCCAACGACCAGTTCCGCGACCTGGGGCTGAAGCCCATCACCCTGGCCCAGGGCCTGATGGACGAGGTGACGGAGATCGCCCGCCACTACGCCGACCGTGCCGACCTGACACGGGTGCCCTGTGTCTCCGCCTGGAACCAACGCCGGGCCGAGGCGCTGGAAAATGAAGCGCGGCCGTATGCGCCGCCCCAAGTCCTGTCTGCCTGA
- a CDS encoding polysaccharide deacetylase family protein produces MAIRVLICGLAAVAALAFPAAAQDRRIAVTFDDLPYQASETALCDPAELMRLTTDFVAMLKPLDTQGTAFVNEGRVCEPTRVSTLPTALGVWLDGGLDLGNHSFSHINIHRTTAEAYLADVDAGAPITRAALETRGRTLRWFRHPYLFTGETQEKHDAIAAGLAQRGYTVAPVTIDNNDWMFGDVYRKAEQLGDEALKRRIGEAYVAHMTTVLDFFEPYSAELTGGREPAQILLLHANSLNQDWYPQIHALYLARGYRFVTLEQALSDPIYAHEDRYVRANGISWLHRWTSTEGRPIRWEPEPPAWIVAANKAPADQLAAIASAP; encoded by the coding sequence ATGGCGATACGTGTCCTGATCTGCGGTCTTGCGGCGGTCGCCGCCCTGGCCTTCCCGGCGGCGGCTCAGGACCGCCGCATCGCCGTGACCTTCGACGACCTGCCCTATCAGGCGTCGGAGACGGCGCTGTGCGATCCCGCCGAACTGATGCGGCTGACCACGGATTTCGTGGCCATGTTGAAGCCGCTGGACACGCAGGGGACGGCCTTCGTCAACGAGGGCAGGGTGTGCGAACCGACCCGCGTCTCGACCCTGCCGACAGCCTTGGGCGTCTGGCTGGACGGCGGGCTGGATCTGGGCAACCACAGCTTCAGCCACATCAATATCCACCGCACGACGGCCGAGGCCTATCTGGCCGATGTGGACGCCGGCGCCCCGATCACGCGCGCCGCGCTGGAGACGCGCGGGCGGACCCTGCGCTGGTTCCGTCATCCCTATCTGTTCACCGGAGAGACCCAGGAGAAGCATGACGCCATCGCCGCCGGCCTGGCCCAGCGCGGCTATACGGTCGCCCCCGTCACGATCGACAACAACGACTGGATGTTCGGCGACGTCTATCGCAAGGCCGAGCAACTGGGCGATGAGGCGCTGAAACGGCGGATCGGCGAAGCCTATGTGGCCCATATGACCACGGTGCTGGACTTCTTCGAACCCTATAGCGCCGAACTGACCGGCGGGCGCGAGCCGGCCCAGATCCTGCTGCTGCACGCCAACAGCCTGAACCAGGACTGGTACCCGCAGATCCACGCCCTGTATCTGGCGCGCGGCTATCGGTTCGTGACGCTGGAACAGGCCCTGTCGGACCCGATCTATGCGCATGAAGATCGCTATGTCCGTGCCAACGGGATCTCCTGGCTGCACCGCTGGACCAGCACCGAGGGAAGGCCCATCCGCTGGGAGCCGGAACCGCCAGCCTGGATCGTCGCGGCGAACAAGGCGCCGGCCGACCAGCTTGCCGCCATCGCCTCCGCGCCCTGA